The region ATGGCAGGCCGAATCGCAGTTGGAAGCGATGGCCACCGAGTTCGATCTTACCCAGGCATTCGTCTACTCGCGCGATCAAGTCAAGCGAGAACAGTTCGCTGAAAAGATGGCCGACAAATGCCAGATTGAAGTTGTCCCTGTTCACGACCCCAAGGACGCCGTGGAAGATCTGCCGCTGGTGATCACCGCGACGACCAGCAAGCACCCTGTCTTCGACGGCAACCTGCTTGCCGAAGGGGCGTTGGTTTGTGCGATGGGAGGCAACTGGGCTTACAAACGCGAGGTCGACGTCGTCACGATTCGCCGCGCCGACAACTGGGTGTGCGATTCGATCGAGGCTTGCCAGAACGAAGCAGGCGACTACCTGCAAGCGGAGGAAGAAGGCTACTTCGATTGGGACAAAGCCGTTTCGCTCTCCGATGTTATCGCCGGCACGGTCATCGGCCGAAACAATGCCGACAGCATCGTCGTCTACAAAACGGTCGGTCTCGCGGTGCAAGATGTCGCGCTGGGCACCAAATTTTTACAGTTGGCCGCCAACAACCCCGGCATCGGACTCGACTTGCCGTTCTAGTGGATTCCAGGCCGCCAAGGTCTCGGATGCCGAGAGGTTCCGATGCGAATCTCACATCTCCTCCGGGTGCCATGCCTTCGTCTTCGTAGGCATGCGAAGTGAGATAACGGTTCAAAGACATGCCCACGCGGACGAGGGCATGGCACCCAAGGCTTTT is a window of Bremerella sp. TYQ1 DNA encoding:
- a CDS encoding ornithine cyclodeaminase family protein → MTCRFYREQEVTALLDMATTIEVVEESFRQLGTGGAENVPRHRATAPGFVLHGMHAAAEYLGFAGFKMYSTTRIGAKFVVGLYDIDSGQMVALIEADKLGQLRTAASSAVGARYLANKPITQLGIFGSGWQAESQLEAMATEFDLTQAFVYSRDQVKREQFAEKMADKCQIEVVPVHDPKDAVEDLPLVITATTSKHPVFDGNLLAEGALVCAMGGNWAYKREVDVVTIRRADNWVCDSIEACQNEAGDYLQAEEEGYFDWDKAVSLSDVIAGTVIGRNNADSIVVYKTVGLAVQDVALGTKFLQLAANNPGIGLDLPF